Proteins encoded together in one Telopea speciosissima isolate NSW1024214 ecotype Mountain lineage chromosome 4, Tspe_v1, whole genome shotgun sequence window:
- the LOC122658232 gene encoding arginine decarboxylase-like: protein MPALACCVDAAIFPPGYALAGDSSLPTPEIFSGAPPATNTTTTTSQWSPSLSSSLYRIDGWGPPYFSVNSFGDIAVRPYGSDTLPHQEIDLMKVVKKVSEPKSAGGLGLQFPLIVRFPDVLKNRLESLQSAFDYAIHSQCYESHYQGVYPVKCNQDRFVVEDVVEFGSSYRFGLEAGSKPELLLAMSCLCRGNPEAFLICNGYKDSEYISLALIARKLNLNTVIVIEQEEELDLVIDISRKLLVRPVIGVRSKLRTKHSGHFGSTSGEKGKFGLTTIQILRVLTKLDQAGMLDCLQLLHFHIGSQIPSTSLVADGVGEAAQIYCELVRLGAAMQVLDIGGGLGIDYDGSRSTESDISVGYGLEEYAAAVVQAVRHVCDKKFVKHPVICSESGRALVSHHSVLIFEAVSATAVDKQPMSSIGLHYLLDGFTEDARVDYGNLTAAAVRGESEKCLLYADQLKQRCVQQFKEGSLGLEHLATVDGLCDLVLKALGASDPVRTYHVNLSLFTSIPDFWAIGQIFPIVPIHRLDQRPGVRGILSDLTCDSDGKVDKFIGGESSLPLHELGGDGGQGGGNGEGYYLGMFLGGAYEEALGGLHNLFGGPNVVRVSQSDGPHSFAVTRVVPGPSSGDVLRAMQHEPEFMFETLKHRVEECEHEDEIACTALVSGLARSFHTMPYLTTASTCAMANSNAYYYCGGNDNNVNEDSSAAVGEDEQWTYCCA from the coding sequence ATGCCGGCCTTGGCATGCTGCGTAGATGCTGCTATTTTTCCTCCTGGTTACGCTCTTGCTGGGGATAGCTCTCTTCCCACACCGGAAATATTTTCCGGTGCACCACCGGCGacaaacaccaccaccaccacttcccaGTGGTCCCCatccctctcttcctctctttacAGGATCGATGGCTGGGGTCCCCCTTATTTCTCCGTCAATTCCTTTGGCGACATTGCCGTTCGTCCTTACGGTTCCGATACCCTTCCTCACCAGGAGATTGATCTCATGAAGGTTGTAAAGAAAGTTTCTGAACCGAAATCCGCCGGCGGATTAGGTTTGCAGTTCCCTCTTATCGTGCGCTTTCCAGATGTACTTAAGAACCGTCTCGAATCTCTGCAGTCGGCGTTTGATTATGCGATCCATTCTCAATGCTATGAATCGCATTACCAGGGAGTTTATCCAGTTAAATGCAACCAGGATCGGTTTGTCGTCGAAGATGTTGTTGAGTTCGGATCGTCGTACCGTTTCGGCCTCGAAGCCGGGTCGAAACCGGAGCTTCTCCTGGCGATGAGCTGTTTGTGCAGGGGAAACCCCGAGGCTTTTCTCATCTGTAATGGCTACAAAGACTCTGAGTACATTTCGCTAGCACTTATTGCCAGGAAGCTGAATCTTAATACGGTGATCGTTATCGAGCAAGAAGAGGAGCTTGATTTGGTGATAGACATCAGCCGAAAACTGCTCGTCCGCCCTGTCATCGGTGTACGATCCAAACTTCGCACAAAACATTCTGGCCATTTCGGATCGACTTCTGGAGAGAAAGGAAAGTTTGGTCTGACGACGATTCAGATCTTGCGAGTATTGACGAAGCTCGATCAAGCAGGAATGCTCGATTGTCTCCAACTACTACATTTTCACATTGGGTCTCAGATTCCTTCGACGTCTTTGGTAGCCGATGGGGTTGGTGAGGCCGCACAAATCTATTGCGAGCTGGTCCGTCTTGGTGCGGCCATGCAAGTGCTCGACATTGGTGGCGGCCTCGGCATCGATTATGATGGATCGCGGTCTACCGAGTCTGACATCTCGGTGGGTTACGGACTTGAAGAGTACGCTGCCGCTGTAGTTCAAGCAGTCCGTCATGTCTGTGATAAGAAATTCGTGAAGCATCCAGTGATTTGTAGCGAGAGCGGTCGGGCACTTGTATCTCATCACTCTGTTTTGATCTTTGAGGCCGTCTCTGCTACTGCAGTAGATAAGCAGCCGATGTCGTCGATCGGCCTTCATTATTTACTAGACGGTTTCACGGAGGATGCTCGTGTTGATTACGGGAACCTGACCGCAGCAGCGGTACGCGGCGAGTCGGAGAAATGTTTGCTCTACGCCGATCAGCTCAAGCAACGGTGCGTTCAGCAGTTCAAGGAAGGCTCATTGGGTCTTGAACACCTTGCAACTGTAGATGGTCTCTGCGACCTTGTGTTGAAGGCGTTAGGAGCATCAGATCCAGTCCGCACATATCATGTGAATCTCTCTTTGTTCACTTCGATCCCTGATTTTTGGGCAATTGGGCAGATATTCCCAATAGTTCCGATTCATCGCCTCGATCAACGCCCAGGAGTAAGGGGCATCCTTTCGGATTTGACATGCGACAGTGACGGGAAGGTTGATAAGTTTATCGGCGGCGAGTCAAGCTTGCCTCTGCATGAGTTGGGTGGGGATGGTGGTCAAGGAGGTGGAAACGGTGAGGGATATTACTTGGGGATGTTCTTGGGCGGGGCTTACGAGGAGGCGCTCGGAGGATTGCACAACCTTTTTGGCGGCCCTAACGTGGTTAGGGTATCGCAGAGCGATGGACCGCACAGCTTCGCGGTAACGCGGGTGGTGCCGGGGCCATCGAGTGGGGATGTGCTACGGGCGATGCAGCACGAGCCGGAGTTCATGTTCGAGACACTGAAGCACCGTGTAGAGGAGTGCGAACACGAGGACGAGATTGCCTGTACCGCGCTGGTGAGCGGCCTTGCCCGCTCCTTCCACACAATGCCATATCTCACAACAGCATCGACTTGTGCGATGGCAAACAGTAATGCTTATTATTACTGTGGAGGAAATGACAATAACGTCAATGAAGACAGCAGTGCTGCTGTTGGCGAAGATGAGCAGTGGACCTATTGTTGTGCTTGA
- the LOC122657481 gene encoding V-type proton ATPase 16 kDa proteolipid subunit — protein sequence MSSTFSGDETAPFFGFLGAAAALVFSCMGAAYGTAKSGVGVASMGVMRPELVMKSIVPVVMAGVLGIYGLIIAVIISTGINPKAKSYYLFDGYAHLSSGLACGLAGLSAGMAIGIVGDAGVRANAQQPKLFVGMILILIFAEALALYGLIVGIILSSRAGQSRAD from the exons atgtcatCTACCTTCAGCGGCGATGAAACTGCTCCATTCTTCGGCTTCCTCGGCGCTGCAGCTGCCCTAGTTTTCTCCT GTATGGGAGCTGCTTATGGAACCGCAAAGAGTGGTGTTGGTGTGGCCTCCATGGGTGTTATGAGGCCAGAGCTTGTAATGAAATCGATCGTTCCGGTCGTTATGGCTGGAGTTTTAGGTATTTATGGGCTGATTATTGCCGTCATCATTAGTACGGGAATAAACCCTAAGGCCAAATCATATTACCTTTTTGATGGTTATGCACACCTTTCTTCTGGTCTTGCTTGTGGTCTCGCTGGACTCTCTGCTGGAATGGCGATTGGGATCGTTGGTGACGCTGGCGTTAG AGCTAATGCACAGCAACCAAAACTCTTTGTTGGAATGATCCTGATTCTCATCTTCGCCGAAGCGTTGGCTCTTTATGGGCTCATCGTTGGTATTATCCTTTCTTCCCGAGCTGGTCAGTCCAGGGCAGACTGA